The segment ATTCCCATAATGAGGACAGCAGCCACTCCCATCGATGTTCCGGTAAGCTCTTGTGGGTTGTTTTCCGTAATGGCTGGATAGCCCAGAGCTTGAGAGCTTGTGAAAAACCCGAGCAGGAAGAAAAGGAGGGTAAACATCTGCTCACTCGGATGGGGAAGGGTTAAAATAACCATGAAAATAGCCAACGAAACAACCCCTCCAAAGGCCATCAGCTGTCGTCGCCGCTTGATCTTATCGGAGATCCATCCATAAATCGGTGAGCCGACAATGGTTCCCATACAAATCATACTGACAATCATCGAGGCATTTTCAATCGAAACGCTATGAACTTGAGTCAAAAAGAGGGTTCCCCAAACAGCGCTGATAATCATAAGGGGAAGGTTCATGAAACAGGTGTAAAGCCCACAACAAATATTATGGAGGTTTAAGATCGAGCGCTTCAATCCTTCAAAGAAGGGGAGTCCTTTTTCCTTCACTTTTTCGATCGGCTTGGGGGCATCTTTGACAAAGGCAAAGATAAGGGCAAAGAGGGCAACGCCAGCAAAGGCATCGATCATCAGGGCCTGTCTCCAGCTAAAGTGGCTTGCTAAAAGGGAGAAAGGGCGCTGCGCAATGATGCCCCCAAACATCCCAATTGTGATCATCAGGCCGACAAGAAACGCTTGCTTTTCTTTTGGAAACCAGCGGGAGATGAGCATGATACAACTTAAGAAGCAAAAGGCATTTCCAATGCCAGAGAGAAAGTGGCAAACTGCAGCCATCCCTAAACTATTTGCCTGTGAAAACCCCGCTGTTCCAAGGAGGCAAAGGAGGAGGGCAACTAAAATCACTTTTCGGACCGAAAAGCGGTCAAGAATCATCCCTGCAGGGAGGAGGAAAATCACATCGGCTAAAAGGTAAGTGGAGCAGAGCGATCCAAATTGGGTCGCGCTTAAG is part of the Candidatus Neptunochlamydia vexilliferae genome and harbors:
- a CDS encoding MFS transporter; this encodes MLPPLPKGRGIRIDILMNTIKNTLLPWIVCLSASLFFAYELLQLHVMNAISPMLIKDLNLSATQFGSLCSTYLLADVIFLLPAGMILDRFSVRKVILVALLLCLLGTAGFSQANSLGMAAVCHFLSGIGNAFCFLSCIMLISRWFPKEKQAFLVGLMITIGMFGGIIAQRPFSLLASHFSWRQALMIDAFAGVALFALIFAFVKDAPKPIEKVKEKGLPFFEGLKRSILNLHNICCGLYTCFMNLPLMIISAVWGTLFLTQVHSVSIENASMIVSMICMGTIVGSPIYGWISDKIKRRRQLMAFGGVVSLAIFMVILTLPHPSEQMFTLLFFLLGFFTSSQALGYPAITENNPQELTGTSMGVAAVLIMGIPALIQPLSGKLLDLSWDGTLIDGVPFYSATDFRIAFLIFPIGFLISLFALKRVKERSKVLRFDNKPVNS